In Streptomyces qaidamensis, one DNA window encodes the following:
- the pcrA gene encoding DNA helicase PcrA: MSSLFDDSFLANLQAQRGPADEPPPPPEDDHVPEPIPDDLFGGKFDAPPDRDAYYRDGAPRPVVDTAALLEGLNDNQRAAVVHSGSPLLIVAGAGSGKTRVLTHRIAHLLAERGVHPGQILAITFTNKAAGEMKERVEQLVGPRANAMWVMTFHSACVRILRRESKKLGFTSSFSIYDAADSKRLMALVCRDLDLDPKRFPPKSFSAKISNLKNELIDEEDFAAQATDGFEKTLAQAYAMYQSRLREANALDFDDLIMTTVNLLRAFPDVAEHYRRRFRHVLVDEYQDTNHAQYALVRELVGTCEHPVDVPPEAEVPPAELCVVGDADQSIYAFRGATIRNILQFEEDYPDAMTILLEQNYRSTQTILSAANAVIERNESRRPKNLWTNAGSGARITGYVADTEHDEAQFVADEIDRLTDAGEAKAGDVAVFYRTNAQSRVFEEVFIRVGLPYKVVGGVRFYERKEVRDVLAYLRVLANPEDSVPLRRILNVPKRGIGDRAEAMIDALSQREKISFPQALKRVDEAYGMAARSTNAVKRFNTLMEDLRTVVESGAGPATVLEAVLERTGYLAELQASTDPQDETRIENLQELAAVAMEFEQERGEDEQTTLSDFLEQVALVADSDQIPDEEDGDGVITLMTLHTAKGLEFPVVFLTGMEDGVFPHMRALGQTKELEEERRLAYVGITRARERLYLTRSTLRSAWGQPSYNPPSRFLEEIPPAHVEWKRTGATAPASSGPVSAVAASLSSSRSRSSASGASGFATRRTSEKPVVSLAVGDRVTHDQFGLGTVVAVKGTGGNAEATIDFGDTKPKRLLLRYAPVEKL, encoded by the coding sequence ATGAGCAGCCTCTTTGACGACAGCTTCCTGGCGAACCTCCAGGCCCAGCGGGGCCCCGCGGACGAGCCCCCGCCGCCGCCCGAGGACGATCACGTACCGGAGCCGATTCCGGACGATCTGTTCGGCGGGAAGTTCGACGCGCCCCCGGACCGGGACGCCTACTACCGGGACGGCGCGCCCCGCCCGGTCGTGGACACCGCCGCGCTCCTGGAGGGGCTGAACGACAACCAGCGCGCCGCCGTGGTCCACTCCGGCTCCCCGCTGCTCATCGTGGCCGGAGCGGGCTCCGGCAAGACCCGCGTGCTCACGCACCGCATCGCCCACCTGCTCGCCGAGCGCGGCGTGCATCCGGGCCAGATCCTCGCGATCACCTTCACCAACAAGGCCGCCGGCGAGATGAAGGAGCGCGTCGAGCAGCTCGTCGGCCCGCGCGCGAACGCCATGTGGGTCATGACGTTCCACAGCGCGTGCGTGCGCATCCTCCGCCGCGAGAGCAAGAAGCTCGGCTTCACGTCGAGCTTCTCGATCTACGACGCCGCCGACTCCAAGCGCCTGATGGCCCTGGTCTGCCGCGACCTGGACCTCGACCCCAAGCGCTTCCCGCCGAAGTCCTTCAGCGCCAAGATCAGCAACCTGAAGAACGAGCTGATCGACGAGGAGGACTTCGCCGCCCAGGCCACCGACGGCTTCGAGAAGACCCTCGCCCAGGCCTACGCCATGTACCAGTCGCGGCTGCGCGAGGCGAACGCCCTCGACTTCGACGACCTGATCATGACGACGGTCAATCTCCTGCGCGCCTTCCCGGACGTCGCCGAGCACTACCGCCGCCGCTTCCGGCACGTGCTGGTCGACGAGTACCAGGACACCAACCACGCCCAGTACGCCCTGGTCCGGGAGCTCGTCGGCACCTGCGAGCACCCCGTCGACGTACCGCCCGAGGCCGAGGTCCCGCCCGCCGAGCTGTGCGTCGTGGGCGATGCCGACCAGTCGATCTACGCCTTCCGCGGCGCTACGATCCGCAACATCCTCCAGTTCGAGGAGGACTACCCGGACGCCATGACGATCCTGTTGGAGCAGAACTACCGCTCCACGCAGACGATCCTCAGCGCCGCCAACGCGGTCATCGAGCGCAACGAGTCCCGCCGCCCCAAGAACCTGTGGACCAACGCCGGCTCCGGCGCCCGGATCACCGGCTACGTCGCCGACACCGAGCACGACGAGGCGCAGTTCGTCGCCGACGAGATAGACCGCCTCACGGACGCGGGTGAGGCCAAGGCCGGCGACGTCGCCGTCTTCTACCGCACCAACGCCCAGTCCCGTGTCTTCGAAGAGGTCTTCATCCGGGTCGGCCTGCCCTACAAGGTTGTCGGCGGCGTCCGCTTCTACGAGCGCAAGGAGGTCCGGGACGTCCTGGCCTACCTGCGCGTGCTCGCCAACCCGGAGGACTCGGTGCCGCTGCGCCGGATCCTCAACGTGCCCAAGCGGGGCATCGGCGACCGGGCCGAGGCGATGATCGACGCCCTGTCCCAGCGGGAGAAGATCAGCTTCCCGCAGGCGCTCAAGCGCGTCGACGAGGCGTACGGCATGGCCGCGCGCTCCACCAACGCCGTCAAGCGGTTCAACACGCTGATGGAGGACCTCCGCACCGTCGTGGAGTCCGGCGCCGGGCCGGCCACGGTACTGGAAGCCGTGCTGGAGCGCACCGGATACCTCGCCGAGCTGCAGGCCTCCACCGACCCGCAGGACGAGACCCGGATCGAGAACCTCCAGGAACTGGCCGCCGTCGCCATGGAGTTCGAGCAGGAGCGCGGCGAGGACGAGCAGACCACCCTGTCGGACTTCCTGGAGCAGGTCGCGCTGGTCGCCGACTCCGACCAGATCCCCGACGAGGAGGACGGCGACGGCGTCATCACCCTGATGACCCTGCACACCGCCAAGGGCCTGGAGTTCCCGGTCGTCTTCCTGACCGGTATGGAGGACGGCGTCTTCCCGCACATGCGCGCCCTCGGGCAGACCAAGGAGCTGGAGGAGGAGCGGCGCCTGGCCTATGTCGGCATCACCCGCGCGCGGGAGCGGCTGTACCTGACGCGGTCCACCCTGCGCAGCGCCTGGGGCCAGCCGTCGTACAACCCGCCCTCCCGGTTCCTGGAGGAGATCCCGCCGGCCCACGTGGAGTGGAAGCGGACGGGTGCGACCGCGCCCGCGTCCTCCGGGCCGGTCTCGGCGGTGGCGGCCTCGCTGTCCTCGTCCCGCTCGCGCT
- a CDS encoding TnsA-like heteromeric transposase endonuclease subunit codes for MSAEVAAGLPVREFRWYKGRRHYSGWYHAVTGDRLVAYESRLELARILLADFARDVVGIAAQPFQVWGDDGVRTRRHVPDLLLTHADGLVTVVDVKAPYRVDVPEVVAQFDWMRKLCLLRGWAFEVWTGASPALVENVRFLAGYRRPERVAVHLSVEVLEAARVQADVGGIERALAARHPADLVRPALLHLVWSGALSADLSRPLSAQTPVRLASGEALEG; via the coding sequence GTGAGTGCAGAGGTAGCGGCCGGGCTGCCAGTGCGGGAGTTCCGCTGGTACAAGGGGCGTCGGCACTACTCGGGCTGGTACCACGCGGTCACGGGCGATCGTCTGGTGGCCTACGAGAGCCGTTTGGAGCTCGCCCGGATCTTGCTGGCGGATTTTGCCCGGGATGTGGTCGGGATTGCCGCTCAGCCGTTCCAGGTGTGGGGGGACGACGGAGTCCGCACCCGTCGGCACGTGCCGGATCTGCTGTTGACGCATGCGGACGGGCTGGTCACGGTGGTGGACGTGAAGGCTCCGTACCGTGTGGACGTACCGGAGGTAGTGGCCCAGTTCGACTGGATGCGGAAGCTGTGTTTGCTGCGGGGCTGGGCCTTCGAAGTGTGGACTGGTGCCAGCCCTGCCCTCGTGGAGAATGTCCGGTTCCTGGCCGGCTACCGGCGACCTGAGCGTGTGGCAGTGCATCTGTCTGTGGAGGTGCTGGAAGCCGCCCGAGTGCAGGCGGATGTCGGCGGGATCGAGAGAGCCTTAGCGGCCCGGCATCCTGCGGATCTCGTCCGTCCGGCGCTTTTGCATCTGGTGTGGTCGGGTGCCCTGTCGGCGGATCTTTCGCGTCCGTTGAGTGCGCAGACGCCGGTTCGCCTCGCGAGTGGGGAGGCTTTGGAGGGATGA
- a CDS encoding NlpC/P60 family protein — MASHRKSRPTGTRVAGIRTPALATAALTSVTLLSQSANAAPEADDKPSLEEVEKKVDDLYRQAGSATEKYNAAKEKTAKQRKRADALIDDVAQRTQKLNEAREELGSFASAQYRTGAAAPDTATFLLADTPQDYFDQTQLMDRMTGRQKVAVDDYIAQQSETMKKRQEATESLETLTESQGDLKTAKATVQRKLADARELMSKLTAEEKARLAAIEKEKREEAARKADELARQQAAQRQAQEEAARQQDSGSPSSGSAASGSSSPTVPADSSYATKADKALAFARAQIGKPYVWGAVGPGSYDCSGLTQAAWKAAGVTLPRTTYDQVNAGTTVPLSQAQPGDLVFFYDDLTHVGIYIGNGMMIHAPKPGTYVREESIYYDGESAIHSVVRPA; from the coding sequence TTGGCGTCGCACCGCAAGTCGCGTCCTACGGGTACGCGCGTGGCAGGCATACGGACCCCCGCCCTCGCAACGGCGGCCCTGACCTCCGTGACCCTGCTGTCCCAGTCGGCCAACGCCGCCCCCGAGGCCGACGACAAGCCCAGCCTCGAAGAAGTCGAGAAGAAGGTCGACGATCTCTACCGCCAGGCGGGGTCGGCGACCGAGAAGTACAACGCGGCCAAGGAGAAGACGGCGAAGCAGCGCAAGCGCGCCGATGCCCTCATCGACGACGTCGCGCAGCGCACCCAGAAGCTCAACGAGGCGCGCGAGGAGCTGGGGTCCTTCGCCTCCGCCCAGTACCGCACCGGTGCCGCCGCCCCGGACACGGCGACGTTCCTGCTCGCGGACACCCCGCAGGACTACTTCGACCAGACCCAGCTGATGGACCGGATGACGGGACGCCAGAAGGTCGCGGTCGACGACTACATCGCGCAGCAGTCCGAGACGATGAAGAAGCGCCAGGAGGCCACCGAGAGCCTGGAGACGCTCACCGAGTCGCAGGGCGATCTGAAGACCGCCAAGGCGACCGTCCAGCGCAAGCTCGCCGACGCGCGCGAGCTGATGTCGAAGCTGACCGCCGAGGAAAAGGCCCGGCTCGCGGCGATCGAGAAGGAGAAGCGGGAGGAGGCCGCCCGCAAGGCCGACGAGCTGGCCCGGCAGCAGGCCGCGCAGCGGCAGGCGCAGGAGGAGGCCGCTCGGCAGCAGGACAGCGGATCCCCGTCGTCGGGTTCGGCGGCCTCCGGCTCGTCCTCCCCGACGGTCCCGGCCGACTCCTCGTACGCCACCAAGGCCGACAAGGCGCTCGCCTTCGCCCGCGCGCAGATCGGCAAGCCGTACGTGTGGGGCGCCGTAGGCCCCGGCTCCTACGACTGCTCCGGCCTCACCCAGGCCGCCTGGAAGGCCGCGGGCGTCACCCTGCCGCGCACCACCTACGACCAGGTGAACGCCGGCACGACGGTCCCGCTCTCCCAGGCCCAGCCCGGTGACCTGGTCTTCTTCTACGACGACCTCACCCACGTCGGGATCTACATCGGCAACGGCATGATGATCCACGCCCCGAAGCCCGGCACGTACGTGCGCGAGGAGTCGATCTACTACGACGGCGAGTCGGCCATCCACAGCGTGGTACGGCCGGCCTGA